The genomic window ACCGAAGTCGGGGTCGCCTGAAAGACTAGTCTTCCTTCGGCGTGATGACCTGACGACCGCGATAGGTGCCGGTCTTCAGGTCGATGTGGTGCGGGCGCTTCAGCTCGCCGGTGTCCTTGTCCTCGACGTAGACGTTCGAGGTCAGGGCGTCGTGGGCGCGGCGCATGTTGCGACGCGAGGGAGATACTTTGCGCTTCGGAACGGCCATGTCCGTCTCAATCTTCTAAGTCGGGCGCCGCCCAGAGCCGAGCTCCGTCTAGCGCGAAAACAATAGCGGCGGC from Brevundimonas fontaquae includes these protein-coding regions:
- the rpmF gene encoding 50S ribosomal protein L32, which produces MAVPKRKVSPSRRNMRRAHDALTSNVYVEDKDTGELKRPHHIDLKTGTYRGRQVITPKED